The sequence GTTATTAAAAAAATTAAAGAGTAAATATCACTTAAGAATTCTGCAGTTACGAGAGCAGATGAAATAAAAATTTGGTTTGAGCTTGCTCAAATTTTGGACTTAAATTTTTTTAGCATGCAAAAAAAGAAATGCCGTGTGGGTTAATGATTAGGAAAACCTGCTGGCATTCAACAAAATTGGATAGTCTCGAACAAAAATCCAGGGCGCCACTTAGAGCTGCAGCGACCATTTAATTAATTAAATTTCATGATGAACACTTGACGACAATTTTAGTATGCCCAAATCCCAAACATACCCATAAAGAGCTGCTGGCAAAGTCGGATCATCCCATTTAATATAGTCAAAGTATGAGTTATATTCCCGCAGAAAATTTGTCTGCCCGATACTTGGTTCGCCACCAACAACTGCTACACATCGCCAACCCTCTTGTATGCTCTGCTTAAGCTGAGCCAAGTCAACAGGGAACTGCTCCGTTTCAAAGTATTTTATCTTTGAGGAATCATACGCAACTGATTTTTGCTTTAACCAACTTTCTGAGAACAACCTTCTTACAATATTAGTTTTTCTGAATTGCGCAACTGTGTCGCTAGCAGTAACTGAATGGCTGTGAACCCGATGACGATAAAGCGCCTGCGGCACATATTGCATTCGCCCATGCTCTGCAATTTTTAATGCCAGATCCCAGTCTTGTACTCCTGAAAATTTGGCGTTGCAACCGCCAACAGCTATATATTTCTCTTTTTTGATGATCTTGAGGTGTGATGCCACCATCCCATCCAACAAATCTGCTCTTATCTCTTGTTGGGATGTAAAGTGGATATTCTCATACCCGCCGTATGCTGCTACACGGACTGTCGCACCGCTCTCATCAATATCTTTACGATCTGTGAAAAAATAGTCCACCTCAGGATACGACTGAATTTGTTCATTAATGACTGAAAATGCGCCGGGTTCAAGTTCATCATCGCAATCAAGAAAGGCGATATATTTCCCTTTTGCTAGAGAAACCGCTTTGTTCTGGCAATTGCTGATACCCATATTCACTTCATTGACAATAATTGTTAGGCGATCCAATTTATTTTCCAACAAATTCATTAACTTGGTTACCTGCGGATCTATCGATGCGTCGTCAATGCAAATTACCTCAATCGAAATATTTCCCTGATTTGCGATTGATGCCAAACATTTTTCAAGGTAATCAAAATGGCCATAAATCGGCACCACTACTGAAATAACGGGCACAGCACTTCCTGTCAGGCACGAACTCAAACGACCAATGAGCGATTCGGAAATGACAAATGGCGCATCAATCAAAAGAGAAATGGAAGTTGCGACCATTGGCTCCGTATTGTCCTTAGGTACTTTTGATTCCGCCATCGTCTCTGGGCGCTGAAGGCTTGCAATTTCGCTCCGGTATTGTGGACTACTGCGGTAGCACTGTTCGAACCACGAAACCACAGATTCAAAAAAGAGGGGTGAGCGCCCGTCTAATTTCGAATTTATTTTTAATCCGGCCTCTAACCAAGACTTACCCATATTCATATATGAGCGCCGCATGCTGTGGCTATGCTGCCGATAAACAGCCATGTGGCAATTAAGATAGGCAAAACAAACCCCCTCCAGCGCAAGTCCCGTCCAAAACATCCAGTCCTCTTTTGCACGTGCTCCTGTGTCGAATAAATGCCCCTTAATCAGGCTGCGTCGAAATAACCCGCAATGAATTGGGATGGCAAATCCGCGCTCCCACGTAAATAAGAAATCATCCAAGGTCAGATCGAATTTAGCGATTGCTTCCTCAGATTTTGTGAATTCATTGCGATTTTCATCGCACAGGACAAAATTACAAACCGAGACGTCAATTTTCGGATTGCAGCGGAACTGATTGATTTGCCGGTCGATTTTTTCTGGCGTCAGAATATCGTCAGCATCTAGAAACTGGATGAACGCCCCCTTTGCCAATGCAACTCCAGTGTTTCGTGCGCCTGACAGTCCGGCATTTGTTTGTCTGTGCAGTACAATTAAGTCAGGTGCAAGGCTCTTAGCCTCACTCAGATATTGCCCGGTTTTTTTATCCGTGCTACCGTCATCCACTATGATTATTTCTAAACTTTCAGTACAGGCCGCCAAGACAGATTGAACGCATTCATATAAAAACCTCCCTTGATTGTAGCAAGGGATGACCACGGTAATGGTTGGGGAATCATTCGAAACGAGAGACATTCTTTGGCCAGGATCCGTTTCATTGTCATCGTTCAAATACCCTGACACTTCAGCCACAGTCGCGACAAACGAACGCCAGCCATGCCGCTGGTTGATGAGATTATAGAGTGCGCGCGCTCTTCTTCTGGCTTCATTAGTATCGGAGAAAATACTGTTGAGGGCGTCAGCATAGTCTTTATCTGAAGGATCTACAGACAACGGGTATCCGGTTTCATTGGTAATTAACTCGATGACCCCTCCAACCACGGGCGCTATGATCGGAATACCTAACGCTCCAACCTCGAGCAAAATATTGGGCATTCCTTCCCACTTTGAGGTAAACAGGAATGCGTCAAAATGGTGCTGCTCAACCCACTGAAACGGTGAAGAAAAGCCCCCTTCATAAAACAGATTGGGCAATGAAGGTAAACCAACGCCGTCGTTGAGTACGACGTGTCCAAAGACATGGAAGTCGGCCTGATCATAAACTTCAACTATCCGCAAAAATAGATCCACTCTTTTTTCTGCATCCAGCCTGCCGGCCCACAGAACTTTAGGCCGTATATTTTTAGGATGACTGTCGTCGAAATCTGGAACGAACATTATTTTCCCAGCATCCTCGGCATCAAGGAGGCGACATGGCTGATATACGGCCAGCATCCTGTTTCTTGTGGCCTCGTCGAATGCATATTCAAGAGTGGCATCCTGTATGAAACGATTGTTATCTGACAGCAGTGCTGTCAGATGGGGCATTCCTTTTTTGAGAAAGTAGGCCGCATAGCCAACTTTTTGTTTCCCATCCGCCGCGAACTGAAATGCAAAAATGCTCGCGTATATGTTCACAAGTTTTTTGAGTCGATCACCTTCTTCAAGTATCAAGTTCCAAGCAACTTCACTATTTATGTTATGAAAACTATGAGGTTTTAACGCCAGTAATAAATCACGAAGTAGGTTTTGTTTTCGAACATAACTGGTATGTGGCCGCAAATAATCATCAAAGGAAATCACCGTAACGCCGTCGGGGATCGCGACTTGGTCACTGACCAAGGACCGATCTGTTACCAAGAGCACGACCGATTGATGAGATTTGAGATCGCGAATAGCTTTGGCGAAGTTTATTGCAACGAGTTCGGCACCGCCAGTTGAAAGAAATGGCAACGCTAACCAGTTGCTGGCGGGTCCAAATTTCGTGGACTGCTCTGCGATGATCCTGATTATTTTAGAAAGCGCAAGCTCACATTCATAGTCCCGCTTTAGTGACGGCGTGTTCGCACCATCAATGACATATTTGCCTACCGCCTTGACTAATGCTGATGCATTTGCGGAACCTTGAAAAATTAAAAATAATGGTTGTAACTTCTGGCGAAGATACCATTTCGTACGTTGAGACAGTGGGAGACCATGATAGATCCTGCGCACAATTGCACGAAATTTTATGTGATTCATGTTTTGACATGACCCTAACTGACGTTATGATTAATAGTTTAAATTGATTAGTCAAAACCATTCGGATTTTGTTCCTGCCATCGCCAGTGATCGATACACATCGTTTCCATAGTTCGCTGCGCTTGCCAGCCCAGTAAATTAGCGGCAAGAGTTGGATCTGCGAAACACGAGGAAATATCACCCTCCCTGCGGCTCGCGAAATTCACGGGAACAGATTTACCACTCGCCGATTCAAATGCCTTAACAACTTCTAATACGCTGGTGCCATTTCCTGTACCCAAATTTAAAGTCAGACACTGAGGAAATTCAAGCCGCTCCAATGCTTTCAGGTGACCGGCCGCCAAGTCAACGACATGAATATAGTCTCGGACGCCGGTGCCGTCTGGTGTTGGGTAGTCATTACCCCAAACATTCAATTGATTCAGTTTGCCTGATGCGACCTGTGCAACAAATGGCATCAAATTATTAGGGATACCACGCGGATCCTCACCAATCAAGCCACTTTCATGAGCACCAACCGGATTGAAATAGCGCAATATTCCGATATTCCAGTCTGGTGAAACTTTGAAATGGTCGCGCAGGATTTCTTCGCAGATTAATTTTGACCGTCCATAAGGATTGGTGACTGACAGCGGATGATCTTCGGTCAGCGGTAAAAAAATAGGATCTCCATAGACTGTCGCGGATGAGCTGAAGACCAAGGTTTTTACACCGATATTTTTCATGGCCGCAATTAACCGTAAAGTACCCACAACGTTGTTATCATAGTATTCCAACGGTTTTTCAACCGACTCACCTACTGCTTTTAGTCCGGCAAAATGAATCACCGCAGTACATTCGTGCTTCTTCAAGGCTGCTTCAAGTTCAGCTTGATCTCTCACATCGGCATTAATCAGAATCGGTCTTTTACCCGTAATTTTTTCAATTCGGTTAATTGATTCAGGCTTGCTGTTTGAAAAATTATCAAATGCGACAACTCGATATCCGGCTTCCAGTAATGCCACACATGTGTGAGAGCCAATGTATCCAGCTCCCCCAGTGACTAAAATACTTTTCATAAAAAAACCTCTGCATCTTGCAATTTTTTAGCGGCCAAATCTTTGTTGGATA is a genomic window of Glaciimonas sp. CA11.2 containing:
- a CDS encoding glycosyltransferase, which gives rise to MNHIKFRAIVRRIYHGLPLSQRTKWYLRQKLQPLFLIFQGSANASALVKAVGKYVIDGANTPSLKRDYECELALSKIIRIIAEQSTKFGPASNWLALPFLSTGGAELVAINFAKAIRDLKSHQSVVLLVTDRSLVSDQVAIPDGVTVISFDDYLRPHTSYVRKQNLLRDLLLALKPHSFHNINSEVAWNLILEEGDRLKKLVNIYASIFAFQFAADGKQKVGYAAYFLKKGMPHLTALLSDNNRFIQDATLEYAFDEATRNRMLAVYQPCRLLDAEDAGKIMFVPDFDDSHPKNIRPKVLWAGRLDAEKRVDLFLRIVEVYDQADFHVFGHVVLNDGVGLPSLPNLFYEGGFSSPFQWVEQHHFDAFLFTSKWEGMPNILLEVGALGIPIIAPVVGGVIELITNETGYPLSVDPSDKDYADALNSIFSDTNEARRRARALYNLINQRHGWRSFVATVAEVSGYLNDDNETDPGQRMSLVSNDSPTITVVIPCYNQGRFLYECVQSVLAACTESLEIIIVDDGSTDKKTGQYLSEAKSLAPDLIVLHRQTNAGLSGARNTGVALAKGAFIQFLDADDILTPEKIDRQINQFRCNPKIDVSVCNFVLCDENRNEFTKSEEAIAKFDLTLDDFLFTWERGFAIPIHCGLFRRSLIKGHLFDTGARAKEDWMFWTGLALEGVCFAYLNCHMAVYRQHSHSMRRSYMNMGKSWLEAGLKINSKLDGRSPLFFESVVSWFEQCYRSSPQYRSEIASLQRPETMAESKVPKDNTEPMVATSISLLIDAPFVISESLIGRLSSCLTGSAVPVISVVVPIYGHFDYLEKCLASIANQGNISIEVICIDDASIDPQVTKLMNLLENKLDRLTIIVNEVNMGISNCQNKAVSLAKGKYIAFLDCDDELEPGAFSVINEQIQSYPEVDYFFTDRKDIDESGATVRVAAYGGYENIHFTSQQEIRADLLDGMVASHLKIIKKEKYIAVGGCNAKFSGVQDWDLALKIAEHGRMQYVPQALYRHRVHSHSVTASDTVAQFRKTNIVRRLFSESWLKQKSVAYDSSKIKYFETEQFPVDLAQLKQSIQEGWRCVAVVGGEPSIGQTNFLREYNSYFDYIKWDDPTLPAALYGYVWDLGILKLSSSVHHEI
- the galE gene encoding UDP-glucose 4-epimerase GalE; this encodes MKSILVTGGAGYIGSHTCVALLEAGYRVVAFDNFSNSKPESINRIEKITGKRPILINADVRDQAELEAALKKHECTAVIHFAGLKAVGESVEKPLEYYDNNVVGTLRLIAAMKNIGVKTLVFSSSATVYGDPIFLPLTEDHPLSVTNPYGRSKLICEEILRDHFKVSPDWNIGILRYFNPVGAHESGLIGEDPRGIPNNLMPFVAQVASGKLNQLNVWGNDYPTPDGTGVRDYIHVVDLAAGHLKALERLEFPQCLTLNLGTGNGTSVLEVVKAFESASGKSVPVNFASRREGDISSCFADPTLAANLLGWQAQRTMETMCIDHWRWQEQNPNGFD